One genomic region from Bos javanicus breed banteng chromosome 14, ARS-OSU_banteng_1.0, whole genome shotgun sequence encodes:
- the GEM gene encoding GTP-binding protein GEM isoform X3, with the protein MSPCARARRACSRSSSAGASPPTAGISWSRRSPSSTASAAVPLPPPRTPAAGAGPPTLRIQSSPLSPETPTIGWFSSGSRGWASPLWPTSLRGSMTAWTATAKCLEGESEWLQDHCMQVGDAYLIVYSITDRASFEKASELRIQLRRARQTEDIPIILVGNKSDLVRCREVSVSEGRACAVVFDCKFIETSAAVQHNVKELFEGIVRQVRLRRDSKEKNERRLAYQKRRESIPRKARRFWGKIVAKNNKNMAFKLKSKSCHDLSVL; encoded by the exons ATGTCACCATGCGCCAGGGCACGGCGGGCgtgcagccgcagcagcagcgcTGGAGCATCCCCGCCGACGGCAGGCATCTCATGGTCCAGAAGGAGCCCCAGCAGTACAGCCAGCGCAGCCGTCCCCCTGCCGCCCCCGAGGACCCCTGCCGCCGGAGCTGGTCCTCCGACTCTACGGATTCAGTCATCTCCTCTGAGTCCGGAAACACCTACTATCGGGTGGTTCTCATCGGGGAGCAGGGGGTGGGCAAGTCCACTCTGGCCAACATCTTTGCGGGGGTCCATGACAGCATGGACAGCGACTGCGAAGTGCTTGGAG GGGGAGAGTGAGTGGCTACAGGACCACTGCATGCAGGTCGGGGATGCCTACCTGATCGTCTACTCCATCACGGACCGAGCCAGCTTTGAGAAGGCGTCTGAGCTGCGGATTCAGCTTCGCAGGGCCCGGCAGACCGAGGACATCCCGATAATCCTGGTTGGCAACAAAAGTGACCTGGTGCGGTGCCGGGAAGTGTCCGTATCAG AAGGGAGAGCGTGTGCTGTGGTGTTCGACTGCAAGTTCATCGAGACCTCTGCAGCCGTCCAGCACAACGTCAAGGAGCTGTTTGAAGGCATCGTGCGGCAGGTCCGCCTCCGGCgggacagcaaggagaagaaCGAGCGGCGGCTGGCCTACCAGAAGCGGCGGGAGAGCATCCCCAGGAAAGCCAGGCGCTTCTGGGGCAAGATCGTGGCCAAAAACAACAAGAACATGGCCTTCAAGCTCAAGTCCAAGTCCTGCCACGACCTCTCGGTGCTCTAG
- the GEM gene encoding GTP-binding protein GEM isoform X2, with translation MTLNHVTMRQGTAGVQPQQQRWSIPADGRHLMVQKEPQQYSQRSRPPAAPEDPCRRSWSSDSTDSVISSESGNTYYRVVLIGEQGVGKSTLANIFAGVHDSMDSDCEVLGEDTYERTLMVDGEIATIILLDMWENKGESEWLQDHCMQVGDAYLIVYSITDRASFEKASELRIQLRRARQTEDIPIILVGNKSDLVRCREVSVSEGRACAVVFDCKFIETSAAVQHNVKELFEGIVRQVRLRRDSKEKNERRLAYQKRRESIPRKARRFWGKIVAKNNKNMAFKLKSKSCHDLSVL, from the exons ATGACTCTGAACCATGTCACCATGCGCCAGGGCACGGCGGGCgtgcagccgcagcagcagcgcTGGAGCATCCCCGCCGACGGCAGGCATCTCATGGTCCAGAAGGAGCCCCAGCAGTACAGCCAGCGCAGCCGTCCCCCTGCCGCCCCCGAGGACCCCTGCCGCCGGAGCTGGTCCTCCGACTCTACGGATTCAGTCATCTCCTCTGAGTCCGGAAACACCTACTATCGGGTGGTTCTCATCGGGGAGCAGGGGGTGGGCAAGTCCACTCTGGCCAACATCTTTGCGGGGGTCCATGACAGCATGGACAGCGACTGCGAAGTGCTTGGAG aAGATACATATGAACGAACACTGATGGTTGATGGGGAAATTGCAACAATTATCCTCCTGGACATGTGGGAGAACAAG GGGGAGAGTGAGTGGCTACAGGACCACTGCATGCAGGTCGGGGATGCCTACCTGATCGTCTACTCCATCACGGACCGAGCCAGCTTTGAGAAGGCGTCTGAGCTGCGGATTCAGCTTCGCAGGGCCCGGCAGACCGAGGACATCCCGATAATCCTGGTTGGCAACAAAAGTGACCTGGTGCGGTGCCGGGAAGTGTCCGTATCAG AAGGGAGAGCGTGTGCTGTGGTGTTCGACTGCAAGTTCATCGAGACCTCTGCAGCCGTCCAGCACAACGTCAAGGAGCTGTTTGAAGGCATCGTGCGGCAGGTCCGCCTCCGGCgggacagcaaggagaagaaCGAGCGGCGGCTGGCCTACCAGAAGCGGCGGGAGAGCATCCCCAGGAAAGCCAGGCGCTTCTGGGGCAAGATCGTGGCCAAAAACAACAAGAACATGGCCTTCAAGCTCAAGTCCAAGTCCTGCCACGACCTCTCGGTGCTCTAG
- the GEM gene encoding GTP-binding protein GEM isoform X1: MEEAPGQWTILTDLTMTLNHVTMRQGTAGVQPQQQRWSIPADGRHLMVQKEPQQYSQRSRPPAAPEDPCRRSWSSDSTDSVISSESGNTYYRVVLIGEQGVGKSTLANIFAGVHDSMDSDCEVLGEDTYERTLMVDGEIATIILLDMWENKGESEWLQDHCMQVGDAYLIVYSITDRASFEKASELRIQLRRARQTEDIPIILVGNKSDLVRCREVSVSEGRACAVVFDCKFIETSAAVQHNVKELFEGIVRQVRLRRDSKEKNERRLAYQKRRESIPRKARRFWGKIVAKNNKNMAFKLKSKSCHDLSVL, from the exons ATGGAGGAAGCCCCAGGGCAGTGGACGATACTAACG GACCTGACGATGACTCTGAACCATGTCACCATGCGCCAGGGCACGGCGGGCgtgcagccgcagcagcagcgcTGGAGCATCCCCGCCGACGGCAGGCATCTCATGGTCCAGAAGGAGCCCCAGCAGTACAGCCAGCGCAGCCGTCCCCCTGCCGCCCCCGAGGACCCCTGCCGCCGGAGCTGGTCCTCCGACTCTACGGATTCAGTCATCTCCTCTGAGTCCGGAAACACCTACTATCGGGTGGTTCTCATCGGGGAGCAGGGGGTGGGCAAGTCCACTCTGGCCAACATCTTTGCGGGGGTCCATGACAGCATGGACAGCGACTGCGAAGTGCTTGGAG aAGATACATATGAACGAACACTGATGGTTGATGGGGAAATTGCAACAATTATCCTCCTGGACATGTGGGAGAACAAG GGGGAGAGTGAGTGGCTACAGGACCACTGCATGCAGGTCGGGGATGCCTACCTGATCGTCTACTCCATCACGGACCGAGCCAGCTTTGAGAAGGCGTCTGAGCTGCGGATTCAGCTTCGCAGGGCCCGGCAGACCGAGGACATCCCGATAATCCTGGTTGGCAACAAAAGTGACCTGGTGCGGTGCCGGGAAGTGTCCGTATCAG AAGGGAGAGCGTGTGCTGTGGTGTTCGACTGCAAGTTCATCGAGACCTCTGCAGCCGTCCAGCACAACGTCAAGGAGCTGTTTGAAGGCATCGTGCGGCAGGTCCGCCTCCGGCgggacagcaaggagaagaaCGAGCGGCGGCTGGCCTACCAGAAGCGGCGGGAGAGCATCCCCAGGAAAGCCAGGCGCTTCTGGGGCAAGATCGTGGCCAAAAACAACAAGAACATGGCCTTCAAGCTCAAGTCCAAGTCCTGCCACGACCTCTCGGTGCTCTAG